CGCCCAGCGAATACGAAGCGGAAGCGAAGCTCCTGTTCGACAAGCGCGTGGGCGACGTGCTGATCGCCATGAACCTCGTCGGCGAATCGGAATGGAAAGTCCAAAAGGACGAGACCGAGACGGAGCTGGCCGTCACTCCGGTCGCCGGCGTCAGCTACATCGTGAATCCGAGCTTCTCGGCCGGCGTCGAAATCCAGAACGAGAACGTCATCGAGGAAGGCGAGCTCGAGCACTCGGTCCTGTCCGCCGGACCGGTGATCTCCTACAGCACCGAAACCTGGTGGACCACGCTGACGTTCTTGCCGCAGATCACGGACTTCAAGAAGGGCGGCATCGACGACGAAGCCCACGAGCGCGTGCAAGTCCGCCTGTTGCTCTCGTCCCACCTGTAGCCGATGAAAGCGCTGCTCCTCGCCTGCATCGTCACCGCCGCCGTGCTCGCCAGCTGCACCGGACAGGTCCCGGAGCCCACGAGCGCCCACGTGGCCCGGGCCCAGGCGCGCTGGCCCGACACCACGGCCCGAGATCTGCGCGCCGGCCGGGAGCTGTTCGTGGAGCGCTGTTCCGGCTGCCACACCTTGCCGCGCCCCAGCCAACACAGCGCCAAGGAGTGGCCGGGGATCATGGCCAAGATGACCCCACTGGTGCACATGAAGCCGGATCAGATCGAGAAAGTGCAGCGCTACCTGATGGTGGTTTCCGAGCCCTGACGTAAGCTCTGTCTCGTCGCATGAGCTACCGCGACGATCGACAGGCCCTCAGAGAGCAGAACGAGCAGCTCCAAGCGGAGCTCGAGCGCGCCAAGACGGAGATCCGGCAGCTGGAGAGCGCCCAGCGAGAGCCGCGGGGACTCTGGCTCGCCCTGCTCACGACCCTGGTGCTGTGCACCACGGTCTCCGTCGTCTTGGTTCGGCTCGGCAGCTCCCTGGGTGAGGCCGCGGCGCTCTTGGGGGGCGCCATCGTTCTCGTCGTCGCGTTCCTCGGGCGGCAGCTTTCGGTGGTGGAGCCCGACGAGGCATTGGTCGTGTATCGACGCCATCGCCTCGAGATCCTGCGCGGCGGCCGAGTCTTGCGCCTACCCGGCGACCGGGTCACGCGGGTCGATCTGGGGGCGGTCCCGGTGCTGTTCCAACGCGGAGACGACCCCTGGGGCGCCGTCGTTCGGGTTCGCGACGACGAGGCGGCCATCGAGCGCGCTGCGCGGGATTGCGCGGATCGCGACCAGATCCGCCGACGTTCAGCCACGATCCTCGAGCACCTCGCGGCGAGGGACGCGCTCTCCCTGGAGCTCGCCGCCGCACCGGAGCTCGAAAGCCACGGCCTCGAGTTGATCGAGCTCGCGTCCTTCGAGGAGGGCTGAGCGTGGGGTTCGTGGAGCTCGGCGTCGTGATCGCCCTTGCGGTGGCCGCGCTGCTCTCGGGCTTCGTGGTGCTGCCGCGACGCGGAAGCTGGCTGATCGTCGCAGGGCGCCGCGGCCCCTCCGGGCGCGGATTCTCCCTCGCCAACGGCGCCACGCTCCGAGCTCCGCTCCTGGAGCGCGTGCTGCGCCTGTCGCGTGGCGCTCTGATCGTCGAAGCGGCGGGGCAACGCGCCACGGTCCGTCGCAAGGGCGACCCATCGAGCATCGGCCGATTGCTGGGTGCCAGCGAGGACGACACTCGCACCATGGCGCGCATCGCCCTCGCCCGGGCCGCTGCCGAGGCGGGCGACGATCCCGAGCGTTTCCGGGCGGAGGCGGGCCGACGTCTCGGCCGGCTGGGGCTGAGCCTGGACCGCCTGGAACCGGCGCGCGAAGATGACGCGGATGGAAACCGCATTGGTGACCGGCGCTACCGGAGCGATCGGTGAGGCCATCGCCCGCGGCCTGGCCCAGCGAGGGCTTCGCGTCGTGCTCGCCGCCCGCAGCCCGAAGTCGGCCCGGGCCGTTGCCGAGCGCATCGGCGGCGACGTCTCCGTGGAGGACGTCGAGCTCGGAAGCGCAGCCTCCATCTCCGCCCTCCGGCAGCGTTGGCGCGGCCCGTTGGACGTCTTGGTGAACGACGCCGCCATCGCGCCACGCAAGAAGGAGCTGACCGAAGAGGGGCTCGAGCGGCAGTTCGCCGTGAACGTCCTCGGCTACACGCGCATGCTCGCGCGCTTTGCGGACGTGCTGGCCGAGTCCCCCCGCGCGCGCGTCGTGAACGTGGCCAGCTACTGGGCGGGGGACCTCCGGCTGGACGATCTCATGTTCGAGCGCCGCCCTTACGACAACGACACCGCTTATCGACAATCGAAGCAGGCGAACCGCATGCTCACCGCGGCGTGGGCGGAACGGCTTCCGAACATCGCCATCAACGCTTGCCACCCAGGAGACGTCAGGAGCACCTTGTCGCTGTCCCTTGGCTTCGGCGGTCACGAGACGCCGGAACAGGGAGCGGCCACGCCGCTGTGGCTGGCTCTCGAGGCGCCCCGCGTGACCGGCAAGTACTTCGCCCGCTGCCGCGAGGAAAGCTGTCGCTTTGCTCGCGACCGCAGCGCGGTGGAAGCGCTGTACGAGATCTGCCAGCGCTTCGACTGACGTTTCAGGCGTCCGGGAAGCGGGACGACAGCTCTCCGCGCATGAACTCTCGCGACAGACTGAGCACGGCACGACCGTAGGCCTTGGGCGCCTCCGTGAAATAGCCGCGGCGGTCGAGCGCTTG
This window of the Polyangiaceae bacterium genome carries:
- a CDS encoding SDR family NAD(P)-dependent oxidoreductase — protein: MTRMETALVTGATGAIGEAIARGLAQRGLRVVLAARSPKSARAVAERIGGDVSVEDVELGSAASISALRQRWRGPLDVLVNDAAIAPRKKELTEEGLERQFAVNVLGYTRMLARFADVLAESPRARVVNVASYWAGDLRLDDLMFERRPYDNDTAYRQSKQANRMLTAAWAERLPNIAINACHPGDVRSTLSLSLGFGGHETPEQGAATPLWLALEAPRVTGKYFARCREESCRFARDRSAVEALYEICQRFD